The Corynebacterium minutissimum genome includes the window ACATCACCTCTCTCACGCACTGCGCCACCCGCCTGCGCTTTGAGCTGGCTGATACCTCCAAAGTAGATAAGGAAGCACTCGAGTCCATCCCCAAGGTCATGGGTGCCGTGCCGCAGGGCGGCCGCAACTACCAGGTGGTCATTGGTGGCGACGTAGCCACCGTGTACGACCACATCAAGGCTCTTCCCCAAATGAAGAACCGGAGCCAGTCCAGCGGCCAGTCCAACGATGATGTCAAGGCCGCCGCGCGCGCTAAGTCCAAGGGCAAGCTGCCGTGGATGGACGCCTTCTTCGAGTACCTCTCGGATTCCTTCCGCCCCATCCTCGGCGTGTTGTTGGGCGCGTCCCTCGTCATCGCCTTTGCCGCAGTACTGGATGCCATCGGCGTTGTTGATTTCCGCGCTGAGGATAAACCCGCCTCGTGGATTTTTGTCGACGCCATGTGGCGCTCCGTCTTCTTCTTCCTGCCTGTGATGGTGGCCTACAACGCCGGCAAGAAGTTGCGCATCGACCCCTGGGTTCCCGCTGCAGTCATGCTCGCAATGTTCACCCCGGAGTTCACCGGTCTCAAAGACAACCCGGCTGTACAGTGCCTCACCAACGAAACGCTGAAGGCTGAGCAGTGCTCCATCGACATCTTCGGCCTGCCACTGCAGCTGCAGGACTACGGCGGAAACGTCTTCGTTCCGCTCATCATGGCGGCCGTGGCGGCACTGTTCTACAAGGGCTTCCAGAAGATCATCCCGTCCGCGGTCCACATGGTCTTCGTCCCGTTCCTGACCCTGCTATTCGTTATCCCGTTGACCGCCTTCATCATTGGCCCGTTCGGCGTGTGGGCCGGTAACGGCATTGGCGCGGGCCTGTCCTGGATGAATGACAACGCTCCGTTCGTCTTCGCCCTGGCCATCCCGATGCTCTACCCGTTCCTCGTCCCGCTTGGTCTGCACTGGCCGCTCAACGCCCTCATGCTGGTCAACATCCAGACCTTGGGCTATGACTTCATCCAGGGCCCGATGGGTGCATGGAACTTCGCCTGCTTCGGTGCCACCGCAGGTGTTCTGGCTCTGTCCATCCGTGATCGCGACACCGTGATGCGCCAGACCTCCGCTTCTGCTCTCCTGGCCGGTCTGCTGGGTGGTATTTCTGAGCCTTCCCTCTACGGTATTCACCTGCGCTACAAGAGGATTTACCCGCGCATGCTCGTGGGCTGCTTCGCCGGTGGTCTCACCGTGGCGCTGCTGACGCTGGGCACGAACGGCATTACGACGAATGCCTTCGTCTTTACCTCCGTCCTGACCATCCCGGTCTTTACCCCGATGGCTAAGTACGCCATCTCCATCGCAGTGGCCTTCATCGTCGCCTTCCTGCTCATCTTCTTCACCGACTACCGCACCCCGGAGGAGCGCGCTGAGGCCAAGGCCGCACGCGAGGCCACCGAGCGCGGTGAGGCCAACGGCACCGTCAATACGGATGACGCCGTGCTTGGCGACGTCTCCCCTGCCGCCACTACCGCAGCCGCAAGCGCCGGCGCTACAGGTGCGACCACTGCAACCGCCACTAAGGCAGATACCTCAGCCAAGACCGCTGAGCCAGCCGCTGGCACCACCACCGACATTGCCTCCCCTGCCGCCGGCGAGGTTGTCCCGATGGCCGAGATCGATGACCCGGTCTTCTCGGCTGGCACCCTTGGCGATGGCGTCGGCATCCTCCCTGAGAACAACGACGTCTACTCCCCCGTATCCGGCACCGTGGTGAGCGCTATGAAGTCCGGCCACGCCTACGGCATCAAGACCGAGGACGGCGTGGAGGTTCTCGTCCACATCGGTGTCAACACCGTGAAGATGAAGGGCGAGGGTTTCACCCCGGCTGTCAAGAAGGGCGACACCGTGAAGAAGGGTGAACTTCTGGCCACCGTTGACTTCGACAAGGTTCGCGCAGCCGGTTATGACACCACCATCGTTCTGGCTGTCACCAACACCAAGGCTCTGGCTACCGTGACCCCGGCTGGCCTGAAGCACGCAACTGCGGGTGACACGGTCATCACCACCACCCGCTAGGACACTTCAAACAAACCCTGACTAAGCTGGCTCGATGTTCCACCATCGTGGCCGGCTTTGTCATATCCGGACCACGTCCATTCCACGGACCAGTCGCAGGCTTTTCAGCCTTCCTCCCACAACAGAAAGGTGCCTTGTGCAACTCTTGCGCGTGTTCAACAACAACGTCGTGCTCGCACGGCGCGGTGAGGAGGAGGTCATCGTCACCGGCCGCGGTATCGGCTTCCAAGCCCAGCCCGGCACCCCGGTGGACCCAAACAAAGTGGTCAAGGTCTTCGTCCCCGATTCCGGCCGCGACCCCGATCACCTCGCCGCGATGATTGCCGGTATTCCCGGCGAATACGTGCAACTCGTCATTGATGCTATGCATTCAGTCGACATGCCGGAAGCACTGCGCAGCAAGCTCACGCTCGTCGTTGCACTGGCGGATCACATCCACGGCGCAGTCTCCCGCGGTCATACCGTTTCCTACCCCCTAGAGGCAGAAGTCCGCCACCTTTATGCCGAGGACTTCACCCTCGCCCAACAGCTTCTTACCGCCATTAACGATGGCCTCCAGAAGCCACTAGACCACGATGAAGCCGTTGCGATTACTCTCCATCTGGTTAACGCCGGCTTCGCCGTCGGCGACTTGTCGGGTACATACCGCATGACGGGCCTTATCCAGCAGATCCTGGCGGTCATTGGCTCCCACAACGGCACTGAGCTCAAAAGTGAGGATATCTCCGTCGCCCGTTTTATCACACACCTGCGCTACCTCTTCGTGCGCATGGCGGAGCACAAACAGCTCGATTCAGACGACCGCCAAGTCGCCACCGCCATTTCCGCCCGGTACCCCGATGCCGGCGAGACGGCCCAGATTGTCTCCAATCTCATTGAGCTGCGCCTCGATGACACCCTCACCCCCGATGAGGTCTCCTATCTTGCGCTGCACATCGCCCGCCTGCAGGAGGCCTCCGTCTAGCCCTATCCCAGTACCGAGCATTACTGCCAAAAGAAATAACGACAGCTACGCCGGCCACAAGCTTTACTACAACTCAGCCATCAGCGGAGCGAAGCAGCGTCGGATCTACATCCACGACTGGCTCAGCAACCTCCACGACTTCAATATCAGGAACAGAAGCGTCGGAAGGCGTAGTCCCTTCGGTGGCCGATTGATTCTCAGCACTGTGAGCTGAAACGACATTAATCTTGGCAGCGGCGAGCGCTGCTCGGTCGCGGGCGGTTTCAACTTCCTCAGCAGTCGTAGCCACCATCCCCATGCGGCGGCCCGAATACGCCCACGGCTTACCAAACAGACGCACGTCCGTCTCCTCATAAGCCATGGCAGCATCGAGGCCGGAATACGAGACGTCGTCAAGCTCAGCATCCGCGTGGAGAATGACCGCAGCACCGGGACTGACCAACGTGACGTCAATGGGAAGGCCCAACATGGCGCGCACGTGCAAATCAAACTCGGAGAAGCGCTGGGTATAGTCCGTCAGCATCGCCGTATCCAACGGGCGTGGCGAGACGGAGGAGAAGTACACGTCATCGCCAGCCACGAAGAGCTCTACGCCGTACACGCCACGTCCACCCAACTCATTGGAGATGCGCGCGGCCACGGAACGTGCATTCGCCAGCGCATCCTCACTCATCGCCATGGGCTGCCAGGACTCCACCAGGTCACCCTTTTCGTGACGGTGACCAATAGGCTCACTAAACCACGTGGCCATCTTGCCCGTGGCCGGGTCAATGGAGCGCACCGCCAGGAGCGTGACCTCATAATCAAAGTCCACGAAGCGCTCCACCACCACGCGCTTATCATCTGAGGACACGTGGCGCACCATGGACCAGGCCTCCTCAACGTCCTCTTCTTCCTTAAGAAGGACGTGCCCCTTGCCGGAGGTCGTAATATCCGGCTTCACGATGCACGGCAGGCCCAACTCCTCTACCGCCTGCTGCAGCTCCTCAGGGGACTCCGCGAAGCGATAGCCGGACACAGGCAAGCCGATACTCTCAGCCACGCCACGCACGCTCTCACGCGATTGGGTCAGCGCGCACGCACGCGCGGAGGGCACCACAGTGGCCCCCAGTTCTCCCTCCACGCGCTCAAGGGCTTCGATCGCCACTGTCTCCACCTCGGGGACGACGTAGTCCGGCTTGATTCGCTCAGTAAGCTCCCACACCTTCTGCGGATCTCTGATGTCTGCGATGTAACTAAAGTGCGCGAGCTGCTGCGCGGGTGCTCCTGCGTAGCGGTCCACGGCGTGAACCTCGAGCCCTAAATTTTGGAAGGCCATTGCCAGCTGCTTGCCCAGCTCACCCGCTCCTAGCAACAGCACCTTGGTAGCGGTTGCTGTGAGCGGGGTGCCGATGCGGCCTGCGTTATCGCCTGCGGTAGTCATTCTCGAATTATCGCACACATTTGACGCTGTGCCGCTTGGCGACGTCCCCCTCGTCCTTACTGATCCTCCATGACATCGTGGCGCACAATGGTCTGATCGCGGCCAGGGCCCACACCAATGTAGGAGATACGGCAGCCGGAGAGCTCCTCTAGGCGCAGGACGTAATCCTGAGCCTTCTGCGGGAGCTCCTCAAAGGTCTTGCAGTCAGTGATGTCCTCATCCCAGGCCGGCATGGTCTCAAAGATGGGCTCGGCGTGGTGGAACTCAGACTGGGTCAGCGGCATCTCGTCGTAACGCTTGCCGTCGACGTCATAGGCTACGCAGATGGGAATCTCACCGATGCCAGTGAGCACATCCAGCTTGGTAAGGAAGTAATCCGTGAAGCCATTGACGCGGGTGGCATAGCGAGCAATGACGGAGTCATACCAACCACAACGACGCTTGCGGCCGGTGTTGACGCCAATCTCGCCGCCGGTGGTCTGTAGGTACTCGCCCCACTTATCGAAAAGCTCGGTCGGGAACGGGCCAGCGCCCACGCGGGTGGTGTAGGCCTTGATGATGCCCAAGGAGGTCGTGATTCGCGTCGGGCCAATGCCGGAACCTACAGAGGCACCGCCCGCAGTCGGATTCGATGACGTCACGAACGGGTAGGTGCCGTGGTCGACGTCCAGCATGGTGGCCTGCCCGCCCTCCATGAGGACGTGCTTGCCCTCATCCAGTGCCTGGTTGAGCTCCAGCTCGGCCTCAATCACCATCGGGCGCAGGCGGTCGCGGTAGCTCAGGAAGTACTCCACAACCTGCTCCGGCTCAATGGCCTTGCGGTTGTACATCTTCACCAGCATCTGGTTTTTAATGTCTAGCGCGGATTCGACCTTCTGGCGCAGGATGGATTCATCGAAAATGTCCTGCACGCGGATGCCGATGCGCGCAACCTTGTCGGCATACGCCGGACCGATACCGCGACCGGTGGTGCCGATGGCGCGCTTGCCTAGGAAGCGCTCCTGCACGCGGTCAAGCGTCTGGTGGTACGGCGCTACAAGGTGTGCGTTGGCGGAGATGCGCAGGCGCGACGCGTTGGCGCCACGGGCTTCGAGGCCATCAATCTCGTCAAAGAGAGCCTCCAGGTTAATCACCACGCCGTTGCCCAGAACCGGGGTGGCGTTTTCAGAAAGAATGCCGGCGGGAAGGAGCTTCAGCTCGTACTTCTCGCCGCCGACCACGACGGTGTGGCCGGCATTGTTACCGCCGTTAGGCTTAACTACGTAATCGACTTTGCCGCCGAGGATGTCAGTAGCCTTGCCCTTGCCTTCGTCGCCCCACTGGGCGCCGACGATGACGATCGCTGCCATTTTGGTGTCACTTCCTAGTTATTGAAGTCAAATACGCACCTACTTTACCTGCCCTGCTTGTGTGGTGGTGAGTTTGTGACAAGGTCATCAAGAATTAGCGTGCTGGCAGCACGAGGCACGATCCGCAGCAACTTCAGCAAAGATCCAACTAGACGCTTTCGGTGTTTGTCTCGTCACCGTCTGAGTCCTCGTTTTCGAAATAGATAGTGTCGTTGGTGAACATCAGCCTCGACTTGTCTGGGGTACTGACGATAATGCTGTCATCAACAACGGCAATTTGAGCCTCGATGTCACCGATGCCAATTCGGTAGAGTCCGTTGCCCTCAATTTTCTTGCCATTGGTTGGGATTTCGTCGTCATACTGGCTGAATTCGGTACTGTTCTCCAGTGGCAGGAAGGTCACTAAGTTAAATTCCATACCTTCTGGCATTGGGCTCTTACCGCCCTTAATGCCCCAACCCCCGCCATCGCCATGTGCACAGTCGATAGCGTTATTCTCCTCAGCGATTCCGCAGACCATGTTCCAGCCATCGGCAGCGATAGTGAAGAGCTCTTCGCCGCGGAGGTCTTCTTCATCCTTAGCCAAGTCCGCAGATTCGGTGGGTTCAGACTTCACGTCAAGGTAGAAGATATCAGAGTTCACACCGTCAAAAGAGTCATCCATCATAGGTGCTTCGGTGCCTGGGCGCTTATAAACTTTGCCTTCAACACCAACAATGTCACCGTCGGTCTCGGACTCATAGGTGTAGCCCTCGCCATCCTCGCTGACCTCGAACGAGGAGGATGTGATGTAAAGAGCATCCTCGCTATAGATTTTGCCATTGACGAAGAAAGCAGGGACTTTAACGGATTCTCCACCGAACTTGCCCTCCAGCACCACGTAGCTGAGGAACTTGCACGGGTCATACTCGTCTTCACCGACGGTGAGGTCCTCGAATTTCTCGGTGGAGCCCTTCACGTAAGCTTCCTTGTTCTCCAACACCTTGCCGAGTTCGGTGTCCTCCAGCTTCGTGCCTTCCCCACACTTGGCGCTCGTGGTGGATGAAGCCGAGCTGCTGGAGGATGCGGTACTCGAGGTCGTGGGTGCTTCCGAGCTCGACTCTGCCAGGGTCATTGCCGCCGCTGTGGTGAAAGCGGGTTCTTCGGCTTTGTCACCAGAGCCTCCGCCAAAAGTACAGGCGCTCAGCGCCAGGCCCGTAGCGGAGAGGAGTGCGAGAGTAGTCATGCGAGCAGACACAGTGAGAAACCTCCAAGGGGTAGATAGGACTCTGCTGGAACTCTTCGATGTAGGAAACCTTGTGGGGTGTGACTGCCAGACTACCCAGCCCTTGTGATGCGCACTACAACATTGGGCAAGGCTCCCCGTTTCTCGGTTGGTGAATTGCCCGCCATTACAGGTTTGCAGATGGGGCTTCTATGATCCTTGTATGTTCTGTGCGCTTTTAGACTGCGGCGGCCAGTTCGCAGTCACCGCTTCCGCTCCCATTGCCCACGCTGAAGAGCAAGGGCTTAAGG containing:
- a CDS encoding glucose PTS transporter subunit IIA, with product MSTDVRSAAEAILDGIGGAENITSLTHCATRLRFELADTSKVDKEALESIPKVMGAVPQGGRNYQVVIGGDVATVYDHIKALPQMKNRSQSSGQSNDDVKAAARAKSKGKLPWMDAFFEYLSDSFRPILGVLLGASLVIAFAAVLDAIGVVDFRAEDKPASWIFVDAMWRSVFFFLPVMVAYNAGKKLRIDPWVPAAVMLAMFTPEFTGLKDNPAVQCLTNETLKAEQCSIDIFGLPLQLQDYGGNVFVPLIMAAVAALFYKGFQKIIPSAVHMVFVPFLTLLFVIPLTAFIIGPFGVWAGNGIGAGLSWMNDNAPFVFALAIPMLYPFLVPLGLHWPLNALMLVNIQTLGYDFIQGPMGAWNFACFGATAGVLALSIRDRDTVMRQTSASALLAGLLGGISEPSLYGIHLRYKRIYPRMLVGCFAGGLTVALLTLGTNGITTNAFVFTSVLTIPVFTPMAKYAISIAVAFIVAFLLIFFTDYRTPEERAEAKAAREATERGEANGTVNTDDAVLGDVSPAATTAAASAGATGATTATATKADTSAKTAEPAAGTTTDIASPAAGEVVPMAEIDDPVFSAGTLGDGVGILPENNDVYSPVSGTVVSAMKSGHAYGIKTEDGVEVLVHIGVNTVKMKGEGFTPAVKKGDTVKKGELLATVDFDKVRAAGYDTTIVLAVTNTKALATVTPAGLKHATAGDTVITTTR
- a CDS encoding PRD domain-containing protein yields the protein MQLLRVFNNNVVLARRGEEEVIVTGRGIGFQAQPGTPVDPNKVVKVFVPDSGRDPDHLAAMIAGIPGEYVQLVIDAMHSVDMPEALRSKLTLVVALADHIHGAVSRGHTVSYPLEAEVRHLYAEDFTLAQQLLTAINDGLQKPLDHDEAVAITLHLVNAGFAVGDLSGTYRMTGLIQQILAVIGSHNGTELKSEDISVARFITHLRYLFVRMAEHKQLDSDDRQVATAISARYPDAGETAQIVSNLIELRLDDTLTPDEVSYLALHIARLQEASV
- the purT gene encoding formate-dependent phosphoribosylglycinamide formyltransferase; the protein is MTTAGDNAGRIGTPLTATATKVLLLGAGELGKQLAMAFQNLGLEVHAVDRYAGAPAQQLAHFSYIADIRDPQKVWELTERIKPDYVVPEVETVAIEALERVEGELGATVVPSARACALTQSRESVRGVAESIGLPVSGYRFAESPEELQQAVEELGLPCIVKPDITTSGKGHVLLKEEEDVEEAWSMVRHVSSDDKRVVVERFVDFDYEVTLLAVRSIDPATGKMATWFSEPIGHRHEKGDLVESWQPMAMSEDALANARSVAARISNELGGRGVYGVELFVAGDDVYFSSVSPRPLDTAMLTDYTQRFSEFDLHVRAMLGLPIDVTLVSPGAAVILHADAELDDVSYSGLDAAMAYEETDVRLFGKPWAYSGRRMGMVATTAEEVETARDRAALAAAKINVVSAHSAENQSATEGTTPSDASVPDIEVVEVAEPVVDVDPTLLRSADG
- a CDS encoding adenylosuccinate synthase, producing the protein MAAIVIVGAQWGDEGKGKATDILGGKVDYVVKPNGGNNAGHTVVVGGEKYELKLLPAGILSENATPVLGNGVVINLEALFDEIDGLEARGANASRLRISANAHLVAPYHQTLDRVQERFLGKRAIGTTGRGIGPAYADKVARIGIRVQDIFDESILRQKVESALDIKNQMLVKMYNRKAIEPEQVVEYFLSYRDRLRPMVIEAELELNQALDEGKHVLMEGGQATMLDVDHGTYPFVTSSNPTAGGASVGSGIGPTRITTSLGIIKAYTTRVGAGPFPTELFDKWGEYLQTTGGEIGVNTGRKRRCGWYDSVIARYATRVNGFTDYFLTKLDVLTGIGEIPICVAYDVDGKRYDEMPLTQSEFHHAEPIFETMPAWDEDITDCKTFEELPQKAQDYVLRLEELSGCRISYIGVGPGRDQTIVRHDVMEDQ